From Trueperella pecoris, a single genomic window includes:
- a CDS encoding ABC transporter permease: MNDATRLLITTSIGLAVMVVAILGLQRWAGLRVGVQPLVAALRAVAQLAALALVLHGIFQYPWTAVLMLAGMLTVAALTSGNRLRQLPYGRRAAALGISSAALIVVALIFSMQMMELTVSNFIAVGGMITGNSMSAATLSGRRFMASSQAQRGEVEGWFALGARPQQAFSRVSRTAVEEMLLPTIDKTKSTGLVTMPGAFVGALIGGASPVEAARFQLVVLVGIMLAETICGIIVTKVLSRATVIASPQESSTPKADAKSKASKDAKANSTSGGENGSSRESNSGGSAAEGGSEGETRETERARAELERRARARAHK; encoded by the coding sequence GTGAACGACGCAACCCGGCTCCTCATCACCACCAGCATCGGCCTCGCCGTCATGGTGGTCGCCATTCTCGGCCTCCAACGCTGGGCCGGGCTTCGTGTTGGCGTCCAGCCTCTCGTGGCGGCCCTGCGCGCGGTGGCGCAGCTTGCGGCGCTTGCGCTCGTCCTGCATGGGATATTCCAGTATCCGTGGACTGCGGTGTTGATGCTGGCCGGCATGTTGACTGTGGCCGCGCTGACCTCGGGCAACAGGTTGCGTCAGCTCCCCTATGGGCGCAGAGCGGCGGCGCTGGGCATTTCTAGTGCCGCGTTGATCGTCGTCGCACTCATTTTCTCGATGCAGATGATGGAGCTCACCGTCTCGAACTTTATCGCGGTCGGCGGCATGATCACCGGAAACTCAATGTCAGCAGCGACCCTGTCCGGGCGTCGCTTTATGGCAAGCTCGCAGGCCCAGCGCGGCGAGGTGGAGGGCTGGTTTGCCCTCGGCGCCCGCCCGCAGCAGGCCTTTTCACGCGTGAGCCGAACGGCCGTTGAGGAGATGCTCCTGCCGACGATCGACAAGACGAAGTCCACGGGCCTGGTCACCATGCCGGGCGCGTTCGTCGGCGCGCTCATCGGCGGCGCCTCCCCCGTGGAGGCGGCTCGCTTCCAGCTCGTAGTTCTCGTTGGCATCATGCTTGCGGAAACCATCTGTGGCATCATCGTTACCAAAGTCCTCTCCCGCGCCACGGTCATTGCCAGCCCACAGGAGTCCTCCACGCCCAAGGCTGATGCCAAGAGCAAGGCGAGCAAGGACGCTAAGGCTAACTCCACCTCCGGCGGGGAGAACGGCTCAAGCCGTGAGAGCAACTCAGGCGGCTCCGCGGCGGAAGGCGGCTCCGAAGGGGAAACCAGGGAAACCGAAAGAGCCCGCGCAGAACTCGAACGCAGGGCCCGCGCACGCGCCCACAAGTAG
- a CDS encoding ROK family glucokinase, with translation MSAIIGVDVGGTKIAAGLVDEQGNILKMTRKPTDTRTPDSVIETILEVIGELRADADAQAVGIGAAGFINADRSTVNFAPNLNWRNLPLGKRVSEATGLPTVVENDANSAAWGEFRFGAAAEYESAAVITVGTGIGGGIIVGGKLLRGASGFAGEIGHLNMVENGIPCGCGLRGCWEVYSSGGALLRAARKIARQDRERSAGMLDLAGGDPEAITGIMITQAAQNGCAGANEAFAEVGRWLGQGMADLSAILDPEAFVLAGGVSEAGNVLLRPARDAFLERLTARDFRPEPPVLLAKLGNDAGIIGAADLARE, from the coding sequence ATGAGTGCGATTATTGGCGTTGATGTAGGCGGAACAAAGATTGCCGCAGGGCTCGTTGATGAGCAAGGCAATATCCTTAAAATGACGCGTAAACCGACGGACACCCGGACGCCGGATTCAGTCATCGAAACAATCCTGGAAGTCATTGGAGAACTGCGCGCCGATGCCGACGCGCAGGCCGTCGGCATCGGCGCCGCCGGCTTCATCAATGCGGATCGTTCCACCGTCAACTTCGCCCCCAACCTTAACTGGCGCAACCTCCCCCTCGGCAAGCGCGTGTCCGAAGCGACCGGCCTGCCGACCGTCGTCGAAAATGACGCAAACTCAGCCGCCTGGGGCGAATTCCGCTTCGGCGCGGCAGCCGAATACGAATCCGCCGCTGTCATCACCGTAGGAACCGGCATCGGGGGCGGCATCATCGTCGGAGGCAAACTGCTGCGTGGCGCGAGCGGCTTCGCCGGCGAAATCGGCCACCTGAACATGGTCGAAAACGGCATCCCCTGCGGCTGCGGCCTACGCGGATGCTGGGAGGTTTACTCCTCGGGAGGCGCCCTTCTTCGGGCGGCGCGCAAGATCGCCCGCCAAGACCGCGAGCGCTCGGCCGGCATGCTCGACCTCGCCGGAGGCGACCCCGAGGCCATCACCGGCATCATGATCACCCAGGCGGCCCAGAATGGGTGCGCGGGGGCGAACGAGGCATTCGCCGAGGTGGGCCGCTGGCTCGGCCAAGGCATGGCCGACCTCTCCGCGATCCTCGACCCCGAGGCATTCGTCCTCGCCGGCGGTGTCTCCGAGGCCGGCAACGTCCTGCTTCGCCCAGCCCGGGACGCCTTCCTCGAGCGCCTCACCGCGCGCGACTTCCGCCCCGAACCGCCCGTGCTACTAGCCAAGCTCGGTAACGACGCCGGCATCATCGGCGCCGCGGATCTCGCCCGCGAGTAA
- a CDS encoding GDSL-type esterase/lipase family protein: MSRSSVYRRILAGALAVGFLATGTIAVSVTAAEAAGRPKPPAIVPLPENKDAGEYYSASQLESFSRDQLYTLKKKHENTYLHKHLNLPLLGDSYTAGNGAGWYYQSKAYRSGLNWGHEFARIIKEQRDIDTVITNLAHSDDVTQDVLDYQVQNIPTDTDLVMMTIGGNDVDFKHIVMRCFVPALQNAAACANVIGEAERKIPEVRERTAQIFDKVAER; this comes from the coding sequence ATGAGCCGTTCATCTGTCTACCGCCGGATTCTTGCCGGTGCCCTCGCGGTCGGTTTCCTTGCAACCGGTACGATTGCCGTCAGCGTCACTGCCGCCGAGGCCGCTGGGCGTCCTAAGCCTCCGGCAATTGTGCCGCTTCCGGAGAATAAGGATGCCGGGGAGTACTACAGTGCATCGCAGCTCGAGTCCTTCAGCCGGGATCAGCTGTACACGCTGAAGAAGAAGCATGAAAATACCTACCTTCACAAGCACCTCAACCTCCCGTTGCTTGGCGATTCTTACACCGCCGGCAATGGCGCAGGCTGGTACTACCAGAGCAAGGCATATCGGTCGGGCCTGAACTGGGGCCACGAGTTCGCGAGGATCATCAAGGAGCAGCGCGACATCGATACAGTGATCACCAATCTTGCGCACTCTGACGATGTGACTCAGGATGTGCTCGACTACCAGGTGCAAAACATCCCGACCGACACGGACCTGGTCATGATGACCATCGGTGGTAACGACGTCGACTTCAAGCACATCGTCATGCGCTGCTTCGTGCCCGCATTGCAGAATGCGGCTGCTTGCGCCAATGTCATCGGCGAGGCGGAGAGGAAGATTCCCGAAGTTCGCGAGCGCACCGCGCAGATCTTCGACAAGGTGGCGGAGCGCTGA
- the mobA gene encoding molybdenum cofactor guanylyltransferase — protein MNLAAVIVQAGGTGARLGGASKPDYLVGGRRLLDVFFAELAAAGFAGVSVVVAPGEVAVPPGAIRTLEDPPHGGPLAGIVAGLAQLEGLPDSALVGLGACDAPLSPRLFPALASSLERSGGGVASGSLDGVIPASGEGHHRYLHGVYRLGALRGLEFVRHGAIRPAFSALNLFVVDDPHDWCFDVDTSDDAEALAARL, from the coding sequence ATGAATCTCGCGGCAGTGATCGTCCAAGCTGGTGGTACGGGTGCCCGCCTGGGTGGCGCGTCCAAACCCGATTACCTGGTGGGTGGCCGACGTCTGCTTGATGTCTTCTTTGCCGAGCTGGCGGCCGCAGGCTTTGCGGGCGTGAGCGTCGTTGTCGCGCCCGGTGAGGTGGCGGTTCCGCCGGGCGCCATCCGCACGCTTGAGGATCCTCCGCACGGTGGTCCGCTTGCGGGAATAGTGGCCGGGCTCGCGCAGTTGGAGGGGTTGCCGGATTCGGCCCTCGTGGGTTTGGGTGCGTGCGATGCGCCGTTGTCGCCGAGGCTGTTCCCGGCGCTGGCCTCGAGCCTTGAGCGAAGCGGCGGCGGAGTGGCTTCGGGCTCGCTAGATGGGGTGATCCCGGCGTCGGGTGAGGGGCACCATCGGTATCTGCATGGCGTTTATCGGCTGGGAGCGCTGCGCGGGTTAGAGTTTGTGCGGCACGGTGCGATTCGCCCGGCGTTCTCCGCATTGAACCTTTTCGTCGTGGATGACCCTCACGATTGGTGTTTCGACGTCGACACCTCCGACGACGCCGAAGCGCTCGCGGCGCGCCTGTAG
- a CDS encoding ATP-binding cassette domain-containing protein has translation MTLELRCSELAFSHQGGFSLGPISHVFPRGLTSIVGENGAGKSTLFDLISGELRPNSGYCKLDGGAGVGYLPQSMQFPTHATVDDYLWYVAWLYGVEKRHRSSAVLDALESVGLLERRTSNIRTLSGGMGRRLGVAQAIVARPAALLLDEPTAGLDPLQRVHLRQLTEELARDHIVLMSTHLADDVSQMSDRILVLRDGALAFEGTSQEIERIGAGGGIGNTVFERGLTHIMGAFDD, from the coding sequence ATGACCTTAGAACTTCGTTGTAGCGAACTCGCCTTTTCCCATCAGGGTGGATTTTCCCTAGGGCCAATAAGCCATGTCTTTCCCCGCGGGCTAACCAGTATCGTGGGTGAAAACGGTGCAGGAAAATCCACTCTTTTTGATCTCATCTCCGGCGAACTCCGGCCGAATTCGGGTTATTGCAAGCTCGACGGAGGCGCCGGCGTGGGCTACCTCCCGCAATCGATGCAGTTTCCTACCCACGCCACGGTCGACGACTATCTGTGGTACGTCGCTTGGCTCTACGGCGTCGAAAAACGACACCGCAGTAGCGCTGTGTTAGACGCACTCGAATCCGTGGGGTTACTCGAGCGCCGTACGTCCAATATCCGCACACTTTCCGGCGGAATGGGGCGGCGGCTCGGCGTCGCCCAAGCGATTGTGGCCCGCCCGGCCGCCCTTCTTCTGGACGAGCCGACAGCGGGATTAGACCCTCTTCAACGCGTGCATTTGCGGCAATTAACGGAGGAGCTCGCTCGCGACCATATCGTTTTAATGTCAACCCATCTGGCGGACGACGTTTCACAGATGAGCGACCGCATTCTGGTCCTGCGGGACGGTGCGCTGGCCTTTGAAGGAACCTCTCAAGAGATTGAGCGAATTGGCGCAGGCGGCGGAATCGGCAACACGGTCTTCGAGCGTGGCCTCACCCATATCATGGGGGCATTCGATGATTAG
- a CDS encoding cupin domain-containing protein codes for MEYAGVYDDQGKKPWVIDMEGETLGNDTFRTTMWTGEHLQMTVMSIPVGGDIGLEVHHGIDQFLRIEQGKGKCQMGPSEDNLDFERVVEDDDAIFVPDGVWHNVTNIGDEPLKLYTIYAVPDHVPGTVHQTQADAEADPNEED; via the coding sequence ATGGAGTACGCAGGCGTTTACGATGACCAGGGCAAGAAACCGTGGGTTATCGACATGGAGGGCGAGACCCTCGGAAATGACACCTTCCGCACCACGATGTGGACGGGCGAGCACCTACAGATGACGGTCATGTCCATCCCAGTTGGGGGCGACATCGGCCTTGAGGTTCATCATGGTATCGACCAGTTCCTGCGCATTGAGCAGGGCAAGGGCAAGTGCCAGATGGGTCCGAGCGAGGACAACCTCGACTTCGAGCGAGTTGTGGAGGACGATGACGCGATTTTTGTCCCGGATGGCGTGTGGCATAACGTGACCAACATTGGCGATGAGCCTCTCAAGCTGTACACGATCTACGCGGTGCCCGATCACGTGCCGGGCACCGTCCACCAGACTCAAGCGGATGCGGAGGCCGATCCAAACGAGGAAGACTAA
- a CDS encoding MFS transporter: MAERVKLPREIWVLVVAAVVVSLGYGIVAPVLPQFAKSFGVTTTAATVVVSAFAFMRLTFAPVSGSMSNKFGERAMFMLGAVIVAASSAGSGLAHTYVQLLLARALGGIGSVLFSVASMSLIMKLAPAHARGRASAAYGSGFLLGSILGPALGGVLAPLGHRWPFFIYAMLLVAAALIVLAFVPSAADGHTPRRTRSVRAQVTPDESGNPQVTLEHAGTRRPPMRVREALALRRFWIILLTAFAQGWTNFGVRVAVVPLLAAGMPGAPAWLPGGALMAYAAGSALSLMRAGYFSDVYGRKPTVVFGLLISGVFTVFMGVWDSVAFVLVASLMGGLGSGAIQPSQQGAVADIIGDRPGSKVVSFFQQSADLGQILGPIVAGVMIDYSGYLLAYAFSGAILIVVAFGWIVGVHEPMRVRRRQSGL; this comes from the coding sequence GTGGCAGAACGCGTGAAACTTCCTCGAGAAATATGGGTGCTAGTGGTGGCAGCCGTGGTGGTCTCCCTCGGATATGGGATTGTGGCGCCGGTGTTGCCGCAGTTCGCCAAAAGTTTCGGGGTCACGACGACGGCCGCGACCGTCGTCGTCTCCGCTTTCGCTTTCATGCGGCTGACGTTTGCCCCGGTGTCAGGGTCGATGTCGAATAAGTTCGGCGAACGTGCAATGTTCATGCTGGGGGCCGTGATTGTGGCGGCGTCGTCGGCCGGGAGTGGGCTGGCCCACACATACGTTCAGTTGCTTCTGGCGAGAGCGCTCGGAGGCATCGGGTCGGTGCTGTTTTCGGTGGCGTCGATGTCGCTCATCATGAAGCTCGCGCCGGCCCATGCGCGGGGTCGGGCCTCGGCAGCCTACGGCTCCGGATTCCTCCTCGGGTCGATACTCGGGCCCGCGCTCGGTGGCGTTCTTGCTCCGCTCGGGCATCGTTGGCCGTTCTTTATCTACGCGATGTTGCTGGTGGCGGCCGCGCTAATTGTTTTGGCCTTCGTTCCCTCCGCGGCCGATGGGCATACGCCTCGCCGTACCCGATCCGTCCGCGCGCAGGTGACGCCAGACGAGTCCGGCAATCCCCAGGTCACGCTCGAACATGCGGGCACGCGCAGGCCCCCGATGCGGGTGCGCGAGGCACTGGCACTACGGCGATTCTGGATCATCTTGCTCACCGCGTTCGCGCAAGGGTGGACGAACTTCGGGGTGCGCGTAGCGGTTGTTCCGTTGTTGGCGGCGGGTATGCCCGGCGCGCCCGCGTGGCTGCCCGGTGGGGCGCTCATGGCCTACGCCGCGGGTAGTGCGCTGTCGCTGATGCGAGCGGGGTACTTTTCGGACGTGTATGGGCGCAAGCCCACCGTCGTTTTCGGTCTGCTCATTTCGGGCGTGTTTACCGTGTTCATGGGCGTGTGGGACTCCGTGGCCTTCGTACTGGTGGCCTCCCTGATGGGAGGCTTGGGCTCGGGAGCCATCCAGCCGTCACAGCAGGGCGCGGTGGCCGACATTATTGGAGACCGCCCGGGATCCAAGGTCGTGTCATTCTTCCAGCAATCAGCCGACCTCGGCCAGATCCTCGGCCCGATCGTCGCCGGTGTGATGATCGATTACTCGGGCTACCTGCTCGCATACGCCTTCTCGGGGGCGATCTTGATCGTTGTGGCGTTCGGATGGATCGTGGGTGTGCACGAGCCGATGCGCGTACGGCGTCGTCAATCCGGACTTTAG